A window from Symphalangus syndactylus isolate Jambi chromosome 22, NHGRI_mSymSyn1-v2.1_pri, whole genome shotgun sequence encodes these proteins:
- the LZIC gene encoding protein LZIC isoform X2 — protein MNNFIFLKFMTLGTSRTGEIKMASRGKTETSKLKQNLEEQLDRLMQQLQDLDECREELDTDEYEETKKETLEQLSEFNDSLKKIMSGNMTLVDELSGMQLAIQAAISQAFKTPEVIRLFAKKQPGQLRTRLAEMDRDLMVGKLERDLYTQQKVEILTALRKLGEKLTADDEAFLSANAGAILSQFEKVSTDLGSGDKILALASFEVEKTKK, from the exons AGATTAAAATGGCTTCCAGAGGAAAGACAGAGACAAGCAAATTAAAGCAGAATTTAGAAGAACAGTTGGATAGACTCATGCAACAATTACAAGATCTGGATGAATGCAG AGAGGAACTTGATACAGATGAATATGAAGAAACCAAAAAGGAAACTCTGGAGCAACTAAGTGAATTTAATGATTCACTGAAGAAAATTATGTCTGGAAATATGACTTTGGTAGATGAACTAAGTGGAATGCAGCTG GCTATTCAGGCAGCTATCAGCCAGGCCTTTAAAACCCCAGAGGTCATCAGATTGTTTGCAAAGAAACAACCAGGTCAGCTTCGGACAAGGTTAGCAGAg ATGGATAGAGATCTGATGGTAGGAAAGCTGGAAAGAGACCTGTACACTCAACAGAAAGTGGAGATACTAACAGCTCTCAGGAAACTTGGAGAGAAG cTGACTGCAGATGATGAGGCCTTCTTGTCAGCAAATGCAGGTGCTATACTCAGCCAGTTTGAGAAAGTCTCTACAGACCTTG GCTCTGGAGACAAAATTCTTGCTCTGGCAAGTTTTGaggttgaaaaaacaaaaaaatga
- the LZIC gene encoding protein LZIC isoform X1 translates to MASRGKTETSKLKQNLEEQLDRLMQQLQDLDECREELDTDEYEETKKETLEQLSEFNDSLKKIMSGNMTLVDELSGMQLAIQAAISQAFKTPEVIRLFAKKQPGQLRTRLAEMDRDLMVGKLERDLYTQQKVEILTALRKLGEKLTADDEAFLSANAGAILSQFEKVSTDLGLPPSYMKFPLDSHPSKNIDVPSKISFLLKIQDL, encoded by the exons ATGGCTTCCAGAGGAAAGACAGAGACAAGCAAATTAAAGCAGAATTTAGAAGAACAGTTGGATAGACTCATGCAACAATTACAAGATCTGGATGAATGCAG AGAGGAACTTGATACAGATGAATATGAAGAAACCAAAAAGGAAACTCTGGAGCAACTAAGTGAATTTAATGATTCACTGAAGAAAATTATGTCTGGAAATATGACTTTGGTAGATGAACTAAGTGGAATGCAGCTG GCTATTCAGGCAGCTATCAGCCAGGCCTTTAAAACCCCAGAGGTCATCAGATTGTTTGCAAAGAAACAACCAGGTCAGCTTCGGACAAGGTTAGCAGAg ATGGATAGAGATCTGATGGTAGGAAAGCTGGAAAGAGACCTGTACACTCAACAGAAAGTGGAGATACTAACAGCTCTCAGGAAACTTGGAGAGAAG cTGACTGCAGATGATGAGGCCTTCTTGTCAGCAAATGCAGGTGCTATACTCAGCCAGTTTGAGAAAGTCTCTACAGACCTTG GACTGCCCCCAAGTTACATGAAATTCCCCCTAGACTCACACCCCAGCAAAAATATTGATGTCCCCAGCAAGATTAGCTTCCTGTTAAAGATCCAGGACCTGTGA